From the genome of Methylocystis heyeri:
GTGGTCGGGTCGCTCATGACCGTAAAGGTGTAGCGCTGCGCCGGAACCTTGTTGTCCTCGAAATATACCGGGCAGTTCTGGGGATTGTTTGCGTTGATGATGAAGCTCGTAAAGTAAGGCTTTACATCCTTCCAGTTGCTGTCGTTGCAGACGGAGTAACGCATGAACCTCACAGCATCCGAGGAGCTATAGCCGAAGGTGACCTGGATCGGGGACGAGGCCAGGGTCTGGTTTTCCAGGTGGCTCGTGCTGCCAACGTCGATGATAAACCCGGTTCCTTCGGCCTGGATGTTGCCCACGGCGTCGTCGACCGAATAGGAATAGGCGTTCTGGATATTGGCGTAATCGGGGCCGTGGACGAATCTGGCGTAAGGGTTGAACTCATATTTGCCGTTATCCAGCGTCCCGTAATTCAGCTTGTCGAACTGCATCTTCACGGCAGCGTATTTTGCATAATTGTTGTCGCTGTAGGTCGGAGTGTTTTCAAGCTTGTTGACGCTCGCATCGCATCCGTTTTCGGTGAACGGACCCCAGCCGTAGAGATGGGCGATCATGAGATTGTCGGAAAGGTCGACGGGGTGGACATTGGGGTCGCCGTTGCACTTGGTCGAAAAAATGCTCACGTAATTGGCGTAGTTCGCCAGCAGCAACGCCTTGGCGTTGAGGAGACCGTCGCAGAACTGCGTCGAGTTGAGCGGATCGGCGCTCGCCGTGCAGTGGCCCGGAGGCGGATTGGGAATGGAAGCGGTCGGGACCGAGCCAGCCCAATAGATCCAGTTTTCGAAGAGAGCCCTGATCGGCGGCCACAGGCTTTCGGGCGCGGGCCATTTGCTCGGGTCCGCTACAGGGGTGAATAGCGTAGGCGGGGTGGACGAGGTCAGGTTTGCGAAAACCTCGAGAAGCGAGGGAATCTTCGCGACCACATCGACTTTGTTTGTCGGCGTTTTCTGGTAGATGCCGTTCTTCAAGATCCATTTGTAATATCTGTACAGGTACCGTGGCCAGCCGACGAATTGGGGCGTCGTTGTGAACTTCTGCATCGCGGTCGAAAACTGCTCGTAGCTCTGAGGCGAGCCGACGTAGCCGACCTGATTATTGCCGAGCGGCCCCATCGCCGCCGGTCCATAGGCGATATTGACGTAGCTCACGTCGAAGTCGACGTTCTGGTAATCGAGAGCATTGGGAACGTCACCCGGCTGACATTGCGCAAAATCATCAAAGGGACATAGCCCGACGCGGGCGCCGAGGGTGAACTCGATCAACTGGCTGGGATTTTCCTTGCCCAAATCGGCCGCGCTCCACACGAGAAGCAGGCCCTGTCCCGGCTTGCCGCATCCAGCCGAGCAGGTCGGCTCGGCCGATCCAGCGATGTGCGGGAGAAGGTGATCGCGTCGGGCCGGGCGACCGTCGATTTCTCCGGGCTGTCGCGCGAGCATGACCGCCTCCTGCAACGGGAGCGGGGGGGCCGGCGTATCGCTGTAAAACATCTGGATGGTCGCGCCGTTCCACCAGTCGGCGTAGCTGTTCTTCTCAGCAGGGCTCGGGTTCTGCGTCATCACGGAGTAGAGCGGCACCGTGAGCTCGATGGAGGAGCCGGGCGCTATGGCGAGCGGTTTGGGGCCGTCCATCACGAAAAACCGAAAGCCCAGGTCATTCTTGTAATCATATGAGCCAGTGAGAATCTGTTGCTTTGTGATCTGGAAATAGGCCTGAAGCCAGTTGTCGCCCTTTATCCCCACGCCGGTGCGCGTTCCGGTGGTGTAAACCGGAAAAACATATTTCGCCGGATCGTCGTTGAATATCTTGACCGTCATCGTGGGGACGCCGGTGGATGTGGCGCCCGTTCCCGTGATTTGCGAGCGAGCGACGCGGCCGGACGATTGCGCGCCGGCGCCGTCGGCGCAGCCGAGGACAATCCCCAGGGCGACCATGAATCTGGCGCATGTTTTGATCAATGTTCCAACCTCCGGCAGCATGAAACCTTCCTTCGATGTGCAGCAAGCAAATGTTATGGCTTTATCGCATAACAATTTTTAAGTTGCATAATTTAATGGAGAATAAACCGGAGGCTGCCGATTGTTCTGGATCGAACCGCTCGAGACGAAACCAGAAAACTTGGGTCTCAGAGTATAGTAGCGCTTGCCCGCGGAGCCGGTTCATGCAGAATATATTGAAATCACTTAATTTTGGTCTTTTGCGTCGACTACGCCGCCGATGAGATTCCGCGACAGCAGAAATTCGGAGGTCGGTTCTATTTGTTTTAGGGGCGCCAATTCGACGCCCGACAAAACCCTTTCGGCCCGGCGGCGGCGCGCCGCGACCGCCTGATCCCATGAGACGCTCTCGAACATGACGGGGTCTCCTGGACGCATTTGCGCCAGCGCATCCAAATCGGCGCCGATCACATGGGCGATCTTGGGATAGCCGCCGGTGGGCTGGCGGTCGGCCATGAGGATGAGCGGGGCGCCGTCGCCCGGTATTTGGATCGCGCCGAAGACGAGGCCGTCGGAGACGATGTCATGGCCCTTGAGATGCTTCAGCGCCGGCCCTTCGAGGCGATAGGCCATGCGGTCGCAGCGCGGGGAAATCCGCCATTCCGAGGATAAGAATTCCTCGATCGTCTCGCTGGAAAAGTAATCGTCCTGCGGTCCGAGCAAAACGCGGATTCTCGCTCGCGCAGGCTCCAGCCAGGGCGCCTCGATCGCCAGCGGGCGCCCCGGCGCCGGGCGGAGATTCTCTATCTCCAAAATGTCGCCCGCGCGCAGCATCCGGCCGTCCAGCCCCCCGATGGCTGCGCGGGAATGGGTGGCGAGCGATCCCAGCACGGGGGAAAGCGCGAAACGGCCGAACGGCGCGACATAACACCAGGCCCCCGCCTTGCCGGCGCGGATCGAGAGACGCGCGCCGGGTTCCAGAGCAATCGCGCAGGCGGCGGGCAGGGCCCGTCCGTCGAGCCTGAGATCGAAAGCCCCGCCGGCGATGGCGAGCCCGATCCCGCCGCCTTGCGTCGTAAGCTCCAGGCCGCCGAGGGAGGTCTCGATCGCTGCGCCATGGGCGTCGCCTGCCGCCGCGGCGGCGGCCAGAAACGCCCCTCGATCCATGGGGCCTGCGGGCGTCACCCCGAAGCGCATGAAGCCGCGCCTGCCGGCGTCCTGAATCGTCGCGCCGGGTCCCGCCGAGAGGATGCGAAGCGCGGCTTTCATGGCGTTTCTTCGCGCCGCGCGAGACTTTCGCCGCTGGCGGCGCGCGCGTCCAGCGCGCGGAACGCGTGAATGTCGACGGGTTCGAAGCGAATCGCGTCGCCGGGCTGGATCAGCGTCGGCGGATCGCGCTCCAGCGAGAACATCCGCTCCGGCGTGCGGCCGATCACATACCAGCCTGTCGGCATCGGGTTGGTCGCGACCAGAGACAGGCCGCCCCCGATCAGAACCGCGCCTTGCGGCGTCGGACCGCGCGGGGCGGCGCGGCGCGGCAGCGCCAGCTCTCTCGGCAGGCCGCCGAGATAGCACCAGCCGGGCGCAAAGCCGTACATGTAGACGCGATAGTCTGCGCCGGCATGGGTTGCTGCGAGCCGCTCGCAGGTCAGATCGAGTTTTTGCGCGGCGAGGGCGATGTCTTCGGCGAGTTCGGGATCGTAGCAGCAGGGCAGGCGCCAGCAGGCGCCCTTCGGGGAGGTTTCGGCCCGGCGGTTCGGCTCGGGCGTGTCTTCTTCATGCGAACCGGTCTCCGCTTTGCTCGAAAACCCTCCGGGGGCGAGGGTCTTCAGCATCGAGACGAGCTCTGCGCGCGAGACGACCAGGGGATCGTAAAGAACCATCAGCGAGCGGTAGGTCGGGATGGTTTCTTCGATCCCTCGTGGCGCGGCGTTTTGGAGAGCCGCTTCGAGGCATAAGACCCTGGCGTTGAGCGCCGGGTCGACGCTGTCGCCGAATTCCACCACCAGGGCCGCCTCGCCGGCGTCGAGAAAACGGGGCTGCGGGTAGGTCATGGCGGGGGCGAAAAGGCCCGGATGTTCCAGCCCGCAGCTTCGAGCGCGGCGCGCAGGCCCCCCGCCATTTCGACCGCCCGGGGCGTGTCGCCATGCACGCAGATCGAATCGATGGGCGTAGGGAGCAATCTCTCCCCTCTGGTTATGACCCCGCCTTCGGCCAGCATGCGCAGCGAGCGTTCGATCACCTTGTCCGTTTCATGGAGGACCGCCCCTTTTTGCGCGCGGGGCGCGAGCCGGCCGTCGCGCGTGTAGGCGCGGTCGGCGAAGATCTCATGGGCGACGCGCAGATTGGCCCGTTCGCCAGCGGCCACTTGCTCGCTCAGCGCTATGGCGAGCAGGATCAGGGAGGAATCGACCGTGGCGACGGCGCGGGCGATCGCTTCGGCGATTTCCCGATCGCGCTCGGCGAGATTGGCCAGCGCGCCATGCGCCTTCACGAATGCGATTCTATGCCCCGCATAGGCGGCGACGCCCTGAGCGGCCCCGAGCTGATAGGCGATGCAGCGTTCGATCTGAGGCGCAGACATGGAAATGACGCGGCGGCCGAAACCGGCGAGATCGGGAAAGGAGACATGCGCGCCGACCGCCACGCCGGCTTGCCCCGCCCTCGCGAAGCAATCGGTCATGATGTCGGGGTCGCCGGCGTGAAAACCGCACGCGATATTCGCGCTCGAGACGACCCGCAGCATGGCCGGATCGTCGCCCATGCGCCAGGCTCCGAAGCCTTCGCCGAGGTCTGCGTTGAGGTCGATGGTCGGCAAAGGCTCTCCTGCAATGCGCCGGATTTGGGAGCGCCTGTCGGCGCATAGAACATCTTCGGAAAAATAGACATGCAATTGCGATAAGAATGCGCTCAACCCCGAGGACCGGAGCCATTTCCTATCGGCCGGACGAATTCATGCCGCCGGAAAACGCTCCGGGGACGGCCGGAGCGCCGGATCATGAGCCGGGACGGACCTACTCGGCCGCGAGTCCTTGCGCGGTGGGAAAAGCCACCTCCACCAGAGTGCCTTCGTTCTTGCGGCTCTTGATGAGGAAGGAGGCGTGATTGGCTTCGATCAGCGCCTTGGTCACCGGCAGCCCGAGG
Proteins encoded in this window:
- a CDS encoding biotin-dependent carboxyltransferase family protein codes for the protein MKAALRILSAGPGATIQDAGRRGFMRFGVTPAGPMDRGAFLAAAAAAGDAHGAAIETSLGGLELTTQGGGIGLAIAGGAFDLRLDGRALPAACAIALEPGARLSIRAGKAGAWCYVAPFGRFALSPVLGSLATHSRAAIGGLDGRMLRAGDILEIENLRPAPGRPLAIEAPWLEPARARIRVLLGPQDDYFSSETIEEFLSSEWRISPRCDRMAYRLEGPALKHLKGHDIVSDGLVFGAIQIPGDGAPLILMADRQPTGGYPKIAHVIGADLDALAQMRPGDPVMFESVSWDQAVAARRRRAERVLSGVELAPLKQIEPTSEFLLSRNLIGGVVDAKDQN
- a CDS encoding 5-oxoprolinase subunit B family protein, whose amino-acid sequence is MTYPQPRFLDAGEAALVVEFGDSVDPALNARVLCLEAALQNAAPRGIEETIPTYRSLMVLYDPLVVSRAELVSMLKTLAPGGFSSKAETGSHEEDTPEPNRRAETSPKGACWRLPCCYDPELAEDIALAAQKLDLTCERLAATHAGADYRVYMYGFAPGWCYLGGLPRELALPRRAAPRGPTPQGAVLIGGGLSLVATNPMPTGWYVIGRTPERMFSLERDPPTLIQPGDAIRFEPVDIHAFRALDARAASGESLARREETP
- a CDS encoding LamB/YcsF family protein: MPTIDLNADLGEGFGAWRMGDDPAMLRVVSSANIACGFHAGDPDIMTDCFARAGQAGVAVGAHVSFPDLAGFGRRVISMSAPQIERCIAYQLGAAQGVAAYAGHRIAFVKAHGALANLAERDREIAEAIARAVATVDSSLILLAIALSEQVAAGERANLRVAHEIFADRAYTRDGRLAPRAQKGAVLHETDKVIERSLRMLAEGGVITRGERLLPTPIDSICVHGDTPRAVEMAGGLRAALEAAGWNIRAFSPPP